The window CGAGGCGAACGATAATAACAGCAAGATCAGGGAGGCCAGCATGACGCTCGTCCATTACGAGAGCGCGGATTACGTCGCCACCATCACGATGGCTCGCAGCGAAAAGCACAATGCGCTGAACAACGCGCTGTGCAGCGAGTTGCGTGACACCTGGCTGCGCTTCCG of the Pelorhabdus rhamnosifermentans genome contains:
- a CDS encoding enoyl-CoA hydratase-related protein, translated to MTLVHYESADYVATITMARSEKHNALNNALCSELRDTWLRFRDSDDRVAVLASAEETYFSVGADVADLPANMWHAVPG